Below is a genomic region from Zonotrichia leucophrys gambelii isolate GWCS_2022_RI chromosome 1A, RI_Zleu_2.0, whole genome shotgun sequence.
TCTTTCTACTTGTGGTCTTAGAATATAATTTGTGAATTATATTCTAAGTTGCATTTTTATGGTTTTAGTGTAACTGGATGTAAATgatcaaataaaataatgtataaGGCGTTTATACattgggaagggaggggaaataCAGCATACTGAACTTGTAGCACATTTCTGAATTAGTATGTGTTCGAGTTGGTATTTCTGCTTCtgtggaaattttattttccatgaagTAATAATCAGCTTTTTCTTACATAGGCTTTAACTGCTAGTGAAAAAACTACTGTAGACAACTTGTTTCAGAAAGATTCTCTTGTTCGACAAAGTCAGGTATGATGGAAAGTTTTTAATATGGGAATGAAAATTGATTAAATGTTCATAATACTAATGCTCTGTGCACTTTTGGGGGttgtttctaatattttttaacattcaCTCAAGTGTGTGTGAATTGTATGCATAAAAATGGTGCTCCTTAGTTGCTGAAATGAGAAGGATTTTTCTGGCTGTTCTGCAGAGGATGAAAGGCTGAGAGCTGTTCCCATTTGCAGCATCTGTTACTGTTGATGGTGATTGATAAGCTGTTAAGTAGCACTGTATTAAACTGCAGTATccactgagaaacagaaataaagtgCCAACCACATTCATTTTGGATACTTAAAATGCAAGTGGAATAGTCTTCTGGATCTGTCAGCCTTTTGGTTGCTGCTTAGATAACAAGTGGATCCAGAGATGAGAGGAAAGTAGTAAATGTATTATTTGTTacatgtttgttttaaaaatgcaatttaattttattccagCTGGTGGTGGATTGGCTAGAGAGCATTGCTAAGGATGAAATTGGGGACTTCTCTGATAATATTGAGTTTTATGCAAAAACAGTATATTGGTGAGTTCAGACTTTCTTTGATTATATACATTTTCCCATCAAGcataaaattcacattttcaagAATCACTCTTGAAAAGAAGTGGTTTTTTAGGTTGTTCATTTCATTCACTTCTTTTCTTCTAATTCTTACATGTAAAAATTGAGACTTCTTACCCATCCACTGAAGTAAATCTCACAAGTCAGTTACTGCCTTTTGGGAGGcaaagatgaaaggaaaaaccaTCAAACCATTGTAATTTAATCTTTGTCTGGCTTTAGTTTTTGCCCAAGTTCTTAATCACTTGGTGTCATTTACCCTTCACCAGAAGCCATTATTGTCACCTGTATTATCACTGATGGGTTTTATGGCAGAATGGACCAAAGATTACCTTCCATGGTAGATGCCTAGAGTTAACCTGCTTTTAATGGCTGGTGAATACAGGCTTTTGGAATTATGTGTTTATCCTCAGTTAAATTTCTGCCCTAGACTGACTTTATAGTAATGATAATGGGAAAATGTGCTTCTGCAGAAGTCAGTTAATAGTGCAATACATGAATGATTGAAATAATGGATGCTTTTGAAAGAAATCAAATATATGTGCATTAGTTCTAATATTGTACTTGTTAAATGTTATGTTTTCACAACACTGGCAGAGTCCATGGATATATCAGCTAAACCAAGTGTCTGTTCTGTAAACATACTCTATGTAACAAAATATGTCTTTCAATATTTGTGTTACTCAAAGATGCTTgctaaaaaagtaattttcctgtAAAACATTTCACTGCTTTCAGGGATAACACACTACACGCCCTGAAGCAGCGACAGTCAAGTACATACATGGGAAGTTCTCGTCCTCTGGTGACAGAGTTGGTAAGTATTATATGAAAATAAGGCTTGGCTTTAAAGTGGGCTAGAGAAATATGTTATCTTCACAGATTGCCACCAATTCTTAGATAGTTGTGCTTTCTAAAAGTAGTTGTAGTATCTAAAAATGGCTGCAGAAATTGTGAGGCAGGGCACCTCAAAAATTCTTTTATGGATCACTGTGgacttgtgttttctttcaggaGTCACTTCCTTACCCCCATCCCCCACACAAGTACTTGTGATCTATTTGGCAAAATAATGGCTTTATTATGACTACAACAAACCCGTGTTCCTAAGCAGAAAACTTATAAAACTCCTTGAGGAGCCCTTGCAGATAAGGGAATGCTGTCTTTATGCAGTGACCAGTACAATAAAACCAAGTCCTAGTGCAGTACTTGGAGAGCTCTGTAATAAAAGCTAATAGAAGTCAAGGAAAGAAAGGGCTGTCCATTAGAGCAAGGTGATGAGCTGCTTCAGTGACAGCAAAGCAGCCATAGAAGGTTAATTCAACTGGGGAGTGATCTGAGGTATTGATTGGCTTTGGAAAATCTCTTTGGATTACATAGAAGCAAGTGCAGCTGTTGTGAAAAACCTTCTCAGATAGAAGGTGAAGGAGGAGAAACAGTCTGGTAGGCAGATGGAAGAGCAAAGGATGTTTGAAGGTGAGAAgagctggaagagaagaaatttgGGGCAAATAACAAGGCAGTGGAGTATATTATTTGCATTGACTCTTTCTGATAGGAACAGGCAGAATAAGAAATTGGAGGAAAAATGGAAGTATCATGGGTTGTACAGATTGTTGTGCCAACATGAAAAAATGACTCCAAATTGTAAAACAGGGCAGGATGTTAATGGAAGAGACATATAGGTATTGTGTAGATGTGATGACATCTGTTGTGTAGGTTGAGTGATGACTTTTTTCCTTGCAGGATCCAGATGCTCCTATTCGACAGAAACTGCCACTTGATGATTTGGACCAAGAAGATGATGCAAGGTTGTTGAAGTATCTCTTCACTCTCATCAGAGCAGGAATGACAGATGAGGTAGTGTAAGTTTTAATGAAGTAAAAGCAAATAAGCTGTATACTAAAATGTCTGTTTAAATTTGGCTTGTAGTGATTCAGTTTTCAATTTGTTGTCAATACTGACTGCCAAATTAGCATTGTAATCAAACTTGCTTCTAGTTAAATAATTTTGGGTGTAGAATAAGTGTTATGGAAAAAATGTAGTTTTGGGTGTTTGGGTTGTGTGATGATATTTTTTCACTGTGGTGTTTTGATACTAAATACTGCCAAGACAAACAGACAGAGTGCTTTAAAGGGCTTCCTAATTGTGTCTCTAATCATCAATGGATTATCAGGTGTGTATACATAATGACATTTGAGTAGTGGGGAGGAAAGGGGATTTGAGATTCTCATGCCAAAGACCTTAAGTGAGAACTATGGGTACTTGCTCATATTCTGTTCCAATATAGTGCACATATATTCATTTTCTGGTGGTATGGAACATGAGCCTACTGCTGCAGGGCATTGTGAGAAGAGATTTGCAGCTTCATTTGGGATTGGGAAGGCTGAGTGAACTGGGGAAGTAGATGACTGCATGAAGACAACAATTAAACATATAAgcaaaagggctgtgctttACACTAGACTTACCAGAATTATGCATAACAGCTGTTCAGCTAACAAAGACAAGGCTGTAGCACATTTCTTACATTGCTGTAAATACTGACTGAAGGTGAAAACAGGATGGCATTTACTTTGAAATCTTTCAGTTGTTTTGAGTTTAAGATCCTCTGTGCTTATTTTTCACATAGTAGAATCTCTACACGAATTTACTGGTTTAATAATACtcacatttttaaagaagaagCTGGAGGTTTTCCTACCTTGAAGTGTGTTGCTGagaaaatgtgttatttttcaGGCACAGCGCTTATGCAAACGATGTGGTCAGGCCTGGAGAGCTGCAACTTTGGAAGGCTGGAAATTGTATCATGATCCTAACATAAATGGAGGTATCTGCTCCAAAGTGCATTTGAGACAGATATAAAAATACTAAGATCTCATAGTATCTATTTGTGGCAAAGAGAAATTACTCTTTATTTTCACCAGATGAGCCTTTTTTGATGTCTGGAATGTTTTGCCATATCTGTTGAACATGTAAAAACtaacatgaaattattttagttgAAAGTGAATTCATTGTATCCATCTACACATGTTAAAGCCACTTCCTTTCTTAATGTCAGATGTAACTGTTAGGAAGTAGATGTCTCAGAGTTCTGTACAAATCTTCTCCACCTCCATACAATAATTtggattttgtattttcttaacATCTGGCTTATGCCACCTAGCACACATTTTGTTGCTTACAGACTCAAATTGGACTATATCCCCAGCTTCAGAAAGGTGAAGTAGGACTAGAGTTCAGCAAATGTAAATGCAGGAGAAAgagatgcttttaaaatatttgtaaattgTAAAGTACCTTTCTCCTTGGTTCCTTGCACGTAGTTCCCCATTCATAACACAGTACCTTGCTTCTCTTGTGTTTAGTACATTGCAGGATTTAGCAAGGAATTCAAGAATGAGTCTAAATGTTGTTTATAGCTGGGTGTGGAAGGCttaatgatttctttcttttcaaatccTGATAGCCTGTAGCTTTTATCTGCATGCCACACCACTGTCCTAGCTTTTTTTTGAGTCTGCCTACCTAAGCTGTTGTTACACGGGTATAAATGCCCATGCTGATGCATGCAAAATAGCAGCACTGAAGCAGTGACATTTTTAAGAAGCTTGGATTAagatatgatttttttccccttaactTTGCTGTTTTTCATATGTAGACACTGTAGCTATGTTACAgccaaaaacattttttttaaaaaagctagATAGCAGCCaagtttttaaattactgtaaCTTATAGATGCAATTCACCCAACTAGCCAGAAAAGCCATCTTGCAGTCCAGTCAAAAGCATCAAAATGCTTTAGGAAGAGTTCTAAAGGGATTGAAGTTGAGCTATGAAACAAAAATAGACTTTATCATTTTTTAGACGtttctggattttccttttttaataacattttctctctttttcctttccctgtctttttttctttttgttttaattactcTTTGCATGTAGGAAAAGAGCTGGAGCCTGTTGAAGGCAATCCATACAGGTGCATTTGGAAAATTAGTTGTTGGCGCATGGCTGAAGAGGTAAGACAATGCTGctattttttctattaataCATAAATTTGAACTTTTCTGAAATGGGATTTTAAGTAAACACAGCCactctgtgtttgctgcttaGAAGATTCACAATTAATGCTTCTAAGAGGATTTCTGAAATATCATATTTGTGCATTGTGAGAAATCTGCATAATCAGCACCACTTTTTCAGGAAAcgtctgcctttttttctggttgAAAGTAAAACCACTGACACTGACTTTCATCTTGACTTAATtgaatgggaaagaaaatgttgcTTTCTTTCCAGGTCAATGTAAATTTTTCAGTTAAGTTACAGGAGGATGCTAGTGAAGGGAGTGTCACTTGCTATtcttattttggattttccaaCTTTACTTGGAATCTGTTAGATGGAACGTTTTGCAATGGATTAATCTCTAATCCAATGTAAAGTGACTAGAAAACCTAATTGCTTTGTAATTTAAAGTTTGGGTGTTTTTACTGTTTCTCTTAGGAGCAGTTTAATAGATATGAAAGAGCAATCTATGCAGCCCTGAGTGGAAACCTCAAACAGGTATGTCAAGCATCCTAAATAAACAGTGTTTGGTAGTTGTGCATTTCCATTCTCATATGTGACAGTGATATCATCAGAAATATTGCAGTTACTGGTTTCTGTACTTTTAAAGATCTAGTGAACAGAATAACAAACATTGCTTTAGTAGACATGCTCTTTGTAGTACTGACATGtcttaattaaatatattacaGACTTCTCAGTCAAGGAAAGGCTGCCGTTTAAGGTGGTTACTACACTGCTATGGTGCCTGAAAATCTGATCCTAAATTATAGTTGCACTGTTTGGGTTCTGGTGTTTCTCCATCTCTTGATAATTTTTACTCTGTTTTTTGATATGTAGCTTCTTCCAGTTTGTGATACCTGGGAAGATACTGTTTGGGCCTACTTCAGGGTCATGGTGGACACTCTAGTCGAGCAGGAAATACGAACCTCAGTAGTAACTGCAGAGGAGATGGAAGAGCTCCCTAGAGATTACTTAGAAACAAAGTAAGTTTCAAGTAAAATTATGCTGCTGCAACACTCAACAAAGTATCCTGTATGGAATCTGTGTGGAATTATTCAAGGTaacattttttgtcttttctcccTTGCTTTGAAGCTGGACTTCAGAAAAAGTTTTTGAAGAACTTCAGGCAACAGACAAAAGGGTATGTAATAATTGCAGTGTTTCTCCTCACTGCTAaccatttttaattattcactGGGTTCTACTTTTTACTTCACTCTTTAGTGAAATGCTCAAATATGCACAATGACTAatttgtttcatgttttctaTCCCCAAAATAGTGTGATTTCCAAATTCaaatagatttttcttcatGCTACACCCTCTTAAGAGTGAAAGTGATACAGGTTTTATGTTGCCCTGCCCTGTATCTGCCAAACTAGCTGGGTGTGCTAAAGAAATAGATGGCTGTCAAATGTTGTCAGACATACAAAGCAGACAGACAAATCAACTATTCAACACTTCAGTAAAATGTTCCAAATCGATTTCACTCTATTTTCTTCATAGGAGATTTGTGTGCATATTTCAGAACAGGcctttcaaaatttaaaagcatatttGCTTAGACTGTGATTCTTTGTTACTTTTAGCACCCAAAATACTCAGTTTGTGTAAGATGGGGATACAAAACTGAAAGGTTATTTTGCAGTGATTAAATTGAGGACTACAGGTACTTTTATTTGATGGAATGGACATATAGCATTTGTCATATTGCTAAGACAAAGACATGCAGTCAGCTACAGATACACCCAGCTGTATTTGCCTATGCAACATAGTGCAATCCTCACCATAAAGCAAATTTAGATTTGGATTGCATTTCATGCATTAATGTGTTGATTCCTCTGGGGAGAGGGtggaatttcttcctgaagtAACTTTCACAGGCCTTTTCTTTAAGAATTTATACACATTGTTGcttcttctgtgatttttgtaAATCTTATCTGTAACATCATTGTTTGTTCTCCTCTTCAGAGCAAAAAGCCCTTGGAGTTGGCTGTCTTCCATGAAAGTATTAACTGCACAGATCTATATTCCAGATCTTTCTTTTAGTTTGTCAATGTTCTTGTAATTTGATGCAGAGACAGCAAGTGCCTTTTCTCTTGCTCTTTATGAAGGATACCCTTTGAAATAAGAtagcttttttcccctgaggaacctttgctttatttataagtttgttttcttcataCATTATGCTAGAAGATTTATTCAAAGTTtgaactttctttttttgtctccaGAGGGTTATAGAGGAGAATCAAGAACACTATCACGTGATTCAGAAATTCATTATACTTGGAGATGTGGATGGTAAGCATTTCtcttaagtgattttttttttattgtcagCTGACTACATTATTTGGAGGAACCTTTCCAGAAACTTCTGTATGAATGGATTTTTAGAAGCGCACAGTAGGCAAGCTCTGCCTTAAAGCTGTGCTCTAATCAAGAACTGTAGGAACAGTTTGACTTACAAGGTAGTTTTCAAAGTAATGAAATTGTGTAAATGTGTCAGGATACATGCCAGATATAACTTCTTCTGAGAAATGATGGGATACATACAGTACATTTTTAAGGCAAACAGTTACATCTTTCCACAGTTGttgctgttctgttttgttGGACTTCTGAGACTAAATAACATTTGTTGAATAAATGCataatttggaaatatttcttggatgtttttttctttttccccatggTATGGCTAATGCAGACGTTTCCTTGGTGGTTATAGGTTTGATGGAGGAAGTCAGCAGGTGGCTTTCCAAGGACAGAAGTGTgctcccaggacacctccttcGTTTCATGACACATCTTATTCTGTTTTTCCGCACTTTGGGTATGCAGACCAAGGTCAGTTCACTTGTACTTGATTTGCTGTCATAGCAGTAGCCAGTCTTGGAAGTAGAAATTCTTTTGTGCAAGTACATGAACAACATGGAATGATGAGAAATTACTGCcaggctgaggaggagctgcatgTTTCAATAGTGTATTTGTTGATCTTGGAGCCTAAAGGAGAAAAGAGCATCCTCCTCCCTTCCAGCTGAGCTTAAAAACTGGGGTTTGAGGATGGTGGATTTTACTCAGAAACCCTTTGTTGAGAAGGTCCTTGGTCAAACTTCATGTTAGGCTTATTCATAGCAGCCAAGATGTCTTAAATATAACCTGTTCTTATAGACAGTTGCTGGAATGGTACCTATTGCTGCTGTAAGTTCATAAATGCTTCTGCTTGAGGTAATTAGTACCAGCTGCAACTTTCTTATTATCTCCAAGTATAAAGAAAGCATAGCCTACTACCTATTTGGCCTATTTATGCTGAATACACAGAGCATAGGGGTCACATAGCTGTAGTTACTCATTTTGGACAATATCACAAGTAATTTGGGGctctccttttctgttttaaaatttagaagCTGGTATGTGTCAAGTAAGTTTCTGAATGTAACCTCTTTTGGGAAAACACAAATGTGTGTTTTCATTAGATGATTTAAATACAGCTCTGAGTTACTGTTTATTCATACCTGCAATCATTGCTTGAATCCCTTGTGGAAATCTGTTTTGAAGTCAGTTAACATTTAGCTAAATAAgaggaatgtgtgtgtgtgtgtgtgtgtgtgtatgtatacatATTAACTTTTTAGCCAGACTCAAAATTTTATGGAGTAGGTGTTTAAGCTAAAGTGCAGTAGAACTAGCCATTAGCATATATTTGACAGAGGGGACAAAAAACGTGTAATTTCCTACATGAATTCCATTGTGGGAATTTGTAACAATTGATTCTGCCTTTACAGTTTTAGAGTAGATGAATTTATTGTATGATTACTCAATCAACCCTCAGTAGACTTCATGGGAAGGAGGCAGAAATGGAAGCTTTtatgatatttattatatattgaTTGTATACAGCTCATATAGATAAATGCTTAGATGAAGGTCTTCAATttacacaaataaaattaaaattataattccTGACAGCAACAAACACTTGAGTCTTGGCTAAAACAGTTCCAGGTGCTCAGCCTATAGTGGTTGTTGAGTATAGGCTATTCCATGTGAGTCAGGTGATATTTATACCCTGTTACATTATCACTTTCCATAATAAAACAGAGCATGTATTACACTGCAGTCGTAACCTGGGTACCTGACATTttgtttattaatttaaaagataCAGTAAAATAGAAAGTTTTTTAAATCCTGTAAAAAGTGACATTCCAGTTAGACCAAAGGCTGTATTATCAGTtgccaaaaaagaaaatccttggAACACTAAATCTTTGAATCAGAAGACGTGCTTTTTTAATCATGCTCCAAGAGAAACAGTTCTTCCAGTTGATCCTGTTTGTGTAGATTACTGAAGCAGGAATAGGCAAATAACCTTGTGGCTGTTCTAATAGTGATAGCCTGTCAggtatcttttattttattttccacattaactgatttaaaattgaatttataTTTGTTTGCAATAAGGAGGAAGTTTCTGTTGAAGTCCTGAAGACGTACATTCAGGTAAGCTTTCAGAAatattgtttgttttctctgatgTGATTTAGATgtaaaggaggaagaaaagcagactTAAGGTTACAGGATGATAAGAGCTATGATGCAGCTAATGCTCTTTTCTCAGGAGATACATGGAAGCTTGCCTAATACACAAATTCTCTGTCAGCAGTTCTTAAATGAGACAATTGTATTGATCCTTGTTTAGAAGTTGAGTGGAATCTTCCTGTGTCAGAATAAATTAATCAGAAATTAGTTACACATTTTTGGGTGTACCCAGTATATGGTTTTGCTTAAGTGTAAGCCCTTTGGTGTTTACACCAAGGAATATAGTATGCATATctgtaaatgtatttatatattagtGGATATCTTCTGTATATTTGCTTCTTACATTTTTGCTTCTCGTTCTGTGTGTTTGGTTCATGCTGTGCAGAGGTTGGTGTCTGAGAAGCACACAGATTTAATAGCCTTTTATGTCAGCCACCTGCCCCCAGAGCTCGCTGTGGCTCAGTACGCTTTATTCCTTGAAGATGTTACTGAGAGCGATCAACGCCACCACTGCCTTGAGTTAGCAAAAGAAGCAGGTGAGAGACCCTGGTGGTCCAATTATCATTTTATATCCTGGGttattttgtctttcagtaGTTTTTGCTCTAAAACCTAGCTATGAATATGACACTCTTTCCTTCccctattattttttttcagataaatgaaattaatttctgatcaCTTCTTCAAGCAGGTGTATAGGTGTGTTTTCATTAACCTGGAATTAAACTAAATATCACTGCTTCTGGGTTATGTCCAAATACACCAGGAAGTAAAAGTCAGCTGTCTATCTCAAATATATGCTCTGAAATTTGACATGTTCATATTATTTCAGAGAACTAATTATAAAAATACACCCTTTTTTTGTGGCTTTAGGAAGGTTATGAGTATCTTAAATTTTTTGTCCAATTTATAGTGCTTGTTCTTAGCCATGGTAACTTTCTTGCATTAATTGTAAATTTCCTTCAAGGCCTGTACATGAAACTAGCAGGGGATTAAAATGAAGCAACACACTGTCCATTGCTTGACAATGCCTCTGTGCTAACTCAGAATGCACAAAGAAGCAGATTTCCTGCAGATTTCATGTCTTAACTTCTCTTCAGTCATTTTTcaatcattttcttttaaactcaGCTAAGGTTTCAAAAATAACACATCCTGCTTAAGCATCTGTAAAAGAACTATTCTGAGCCTTTCCTGGTACATTCTTGTCAAATCATAGTCTTGCTGTCAGAATTGTAGGAATCAGTGATCTTAGCAGATATATCTATATGCTGTCTTCAGCACAGTTTGAAGAACTTATTGATTGTCTTATATTTGGTATTCTGTGTTATATCAAATCTCATTCTTGTAAAATATCTGCAATAAATGAGATAGTGCAAAAGCTTGTAATTTATTCTGACAGTGTGTGTTTGAACAGACTGATAAGAATACCAGTAGTAAGGAATAAGATCAACAACTGGAGTCTGAAATTCAATTTGTTTGAAGTTTGAATTCATGATAGTTCTTACACAGTTCACTTTTAACTCAGGTCTGGACGTTGCAACCATAACAAAAACCGTTGTTGAAAACATCCGCAAGAAGGATGCCGGGGAGTTCAGCCACCACGACCACGTGCTGGACACAGGCACAACAGAGGTGAGTGCTTTACAGAGCACATAGTCCAGTTTGCAATCAGCTGTGGAGTCTCTGACCATCTATGAGCcatctttttctttcaacaaTGGTGAAAATTGCCTTGAAAAAGCCTATGAGGGAAATGCACTTTCCGTGTGACCAAGTGAGGACAGTGCACAAATCTGTAACtctgtttctgcttttccttgccCTTTGGGTGTGTGCTTACCTGTATACAAACATTAAGTGAAGATAAGGCCCTTGAAACGACTGCAGCACCCTGTGCTGTAGCTGGGAGTAGGGTGTTGTTGTAGCCTCTGCAGTTTATGAAGATTTGTACTTTGGATCTCAGATGTaccttttaaaatgctgaagtgGCATTTCTAGCTACAGCAAACACTGCTTTTGCTGACAGTTTCCTTGTCACTGCTGTTGAGCATTGGTTGGATCCAACTCGGTGCTTTAGGGACACCAAGGTAATGTTAATAGGCTCTATTCAAAGTACTGCTTAGAAAGCAACTGATCGTTTGCAGATCTGTGCTAATGGTTTTGCTGTTCAGTACAAAGTTTAAGCTCCCTAAGACAAAAAGGTAGTTTATCTAACAAGAGCTAGAAAACTGTGGTTGCAGGCTGATGACGCCCCTGAAGATTATAGCAAGAGCTCCATAAATGTACCATATTGGTACAGTGTATTTGTATTAGAATTTGAGGAAAACACATCATAAGCCATAAAAAATGTTGAGAGATGATGCTCTGAATATCTTGGGAACacttagaaattaattttttaaaattattccagaTGGCAGAGGTTTTCTAAGCTTTTGAATAAAGTGATCCTTGTTACTGTGTTGCAATGCTTTCCAAACTTGTGTATTTCCCTGACCAGATCTAATGTGTGTTGCATCAGCTGTGTGCTTGAAATGGTGATGAatctctgtgttgttttttacAGGCGGATCAGCTGAAAATAGATGTAATTGACTGGCTCGTATTCGATCCTGCACAGAGGGCAGAAGCACTTAAACAAAGCAATGCAATCATGAGGAAGTTCTTGGGTACTAAGCTTCACAAATATTGTagacttatttttaaatgttggtTTTGTTCTCATTGGCTCTTGGCAGTACATTTGATATAACTGGATCTAGTCTATTAAAAAGCATGAGTTTGCCAGCTTAAGAAGATAAGGTATGGAAATTGCAAAGCTCTGATACCCAGTTCACATTCTCATAGCATCCAAGAAACATGAAGCTGCAAAAGATGTGTTTGTGAAGATTCCCCAAGACTCCATAGCAGAAATATATAACCAGTgggaggaacagggaatggATACTCCGCTTCCAGCTGAAGATGACAATGCTATCCGGGAACACTTATGTATTCGTGCATATTTGGTGAGTTTCAAATATGCAATATTCCAAGTTATTGTTTAGAAATACTGGTGGCTTTGCCTTGGTGGTGAAACTTTAGCTTTGTCCATTTGATTTAACTTCTGATTCTTTGATTCATTAAACCTGTGCATGCAATGACATTCTGGTTATTAGATGAgtcaaaaatacccaaacactGTTTCCAATGCAATCCAGGAAGCCCATGAAACCTTTAATGAATGGTTTAAACACATGAACTCAGCTCCACAGAAGCCATCTTTGTTACCACAAGCAAGTTTCACTGAAAAAGTGGCCCATGAACATAAAGAAAAGAAGTATGAGGTAGGTGGAAGTCCACCTTATTTACTGTAAACTTTTATGTTCTTGCTTTAGAGGCAGTCTAGTTCAATGAAAGAAAGTAGAAGACTGCTATTTCATATTATTTAAGGACTCTATTATAAACTATTTTTATGTTGAGAGAGTATGAGACAACAGAATTATAAGGCAACTGCacaataaattctgtttttttaataactcaGCTTTACATAAAATATTGTAATAGTAAATATTATTGTGTGTTGATTGTCAGTGTTGTTAATGAATGTGAGTGCTTGATTTTGCTATTAACTCTATTAAGTATTTTCACCTTCTGTTTTCTAAAAgatgctgcagttctgttttgattaaagttttctttgcaggTCTGGTCAGTAAAAATATACCCTATTCAGTTAACATAAACATTTGTTTTATAAGCATGGCAGAATCGGTTGTGTAAAATTATCTTCCTCTCGTGGCTTTGTTTCTGAACAACCTGTCTGACTGTGTGGACAGGGCATTAAGAAAGGATGGAAATAGTTGTGAGCAGCAGGCTTTTGAGTTTTAGCCACTGACTGAAGATTCTAATTTGAATTGGAACTGCACTGCCTGTTGCAGTCTGTTTTAAAATAGCCTTGGAAATTATCCTGTTCTGCAgtagtttattttttgtttctttgccaGATGGATTATGG
It encodes:
- the NUP107 gene encoding nuclear pore complex protein Nup107 isoform X1, with translation MGGAGGRRPCPSGPRAGAGGGGKAEPGPSRAGAAAMDRNGFEDMSSPHDPDMVRPGRKQGSQKRVSILTSLDDTIGNMTPKSQFLSRTPNSLLHQPGTALHRSSMKPSDMSAMLGTGGKSPLILPNSGLFGSLSMLDESNWTMALSPQQRGMFVNADMSNLTEDVTMSAVLLREDDPGEAATMSMYSDFLHSFLKHTSTTIFDLVDEYENICNSQVNILGKIVYRATPGQQKFSKTASVLWLLKQEMVTWRLLSSLYRDRIQSALEDETAFDITALTASEKTTVDNLFQKDSLVRQSQLVVDWLESIAKDEIGDFSDNIEFYAKTVYWDNTLHALKQRQSSTYMGSSRPLVTELDPDAPIRQKLPLDDLDQEDDARLLKYLFTLIRAGMTDEAQRLCKRCGQAWRAATLEGWKLYHDPNINGGKELEPVEGNPYRCIWKISCWRMAEEEQFNRYERAIYAALSGNLKQLLPVCDTWEDTVWAYFRVMVDTLVEQEIRTSVVTAEEMEELPRDYLETNWTSEKVFEELQATDKRRVIEENQEHYHVIQKFIILGDVDGLMEEVSRWLSKDRSVLPGHLLRFMTHLILFFRTLGMQTKEEVSVEVLKTYIQRLVSEKHTDLIAFYVSHLPPELAVAQYALFLEDVTESDQRHHCLELAKEAGLDVATITKTVVENIRKKDAGEFSHHDHVLDTGTTEADQLKIDVIDWLVFDPAQRAEALKQSNAIMRKFLASKKHEAAKDVFVKIPQDSIAEIYNQWEEQGMDTPLPAEDDNAIREHLCIRAYLEAHETFNEWFKHMNSAPQKPSLLPQASFTEKVAHEHKEKKYEMDYGIWKGLLDALTADVKEKMYNVLLFVDGGWMVDVREDAEEDAERAHQMRLLRKLCLPMMCFLLHTVLHSTGQHQECLRLADMVASERHKLYTVFSKEELRKLLQKLRESSLILLDQDLDPLGYEIQS
- the NUP107 gene encoding nuclear pore complex protein Nup107 isoform X2, with the protein product MSSPHDPDMVRPGRKQGSQKRVSILTSLDDTIGNMTPKSQFLSRTPNSLLHQPGTALHRSSMKPSDMSAMLGTGGKSPLILPNSGLFGSLSMLDESNWTMALSPQQRGMFVNADMSNLTEDVTMSAVLLREDDPGEAATMSMYSDFLHSFLKHTSTTIFDLVDEYENICNSQVNILGKIVYRATPGQQKFSKTASVLWLLKQEMVTWRLLSSLYRDRIQSALEDETAFDITALTASEKTTVDNLFQKDSLVRQSQLVVDWLESIAKDEIGDFSDNIEFYAKTVYWDNTLHALKQRQSSTYMGSSRPLVTELDPDAPIRQKLPLDDLDQEDDARLLKYLFTLIRAGMTDEAQRLCKRCGQAWRAATLEGWKLYHDPNINGGKELEPVEGNPYRCIWKISCWRMAEEEQFNRYERAIYAALSGNLKQLLPVCDTWEDTVWAYFRVMVDTLVEQEIRTSVVTAEEMEELPRDYLETNWTSEKVFEELQATDKRRVIEENQEHYHVIQKFIILGDVDGLMEEVSRWLSKDRSVLPGHLLRFMTHLILFFRTLGMQTKEEVSVEVLKTYIQRLVSEKHTDLIAFYVSHLPPELAVAQYALFLEDVTESDQRHHCLELAKEAGLDVATITKTVVENIRKKDAGEFSHHDHVLDTGTTEADQLKIDVIDWLVFDPAQRAEALKQSNAIMRKFLASKKHEAAKDVFVKIPQDSIAEIYNQWEEQGMDTPLPAEDDNAIREHLCIRAYLEAHETFNEWFKHMNSAPQKPSLLPQASFTEKVAHEHKEKKYEMDYGIWKGLLDALTADVKEKMYNVLLFVDGGWMVDVREDAEEDAERAHQMRLLRKLCLPMMCFLLHTVLHSTGQHQECLRLADMVASERHKLYTVFSKEELRKLLQKLRESSLILLDQDLDPLGYEIQS